DNA sequence from the Bacteroidales bacterium genome:
AGGAATTCCGAATATTTTTAATGATAAAGAATTTGTTGAAGAATTCTACCGAAGAACTGCTATTGCTGAAAATATTACAATAGAAGAAGCAAAGAAATCAAAAGAAACAAAAGCTTATATTGAAAACGTAAATAGTTTGAAAATCGGGAAAATACAAAAGTTAGACGAATTAACTAAGGAATTAAATAAATGGTTGATTAAATAATATAACGCTTTATATTTCCGGCAACTGCGCCATTGCGTGGACCGACAAGACATGAAACGAACAACTTGATAAAACAAATTTAACTGGCAACCAAGAATGAAAATTTTAGAAATAGAAGATTACAATAAACTTACTGAACCATTAAAGAAAGTTACCATTAATAACTTATTTGCCCGTTCAGTAGTTGAACATAAAGTAGCAGGTAAGGTATTTGTAGATAATCTTGTCAATCCAAAAACTTATTATGTGGTTCATCCTTATGGCATGACATTGTTATTTGGTGAGAGTAATAATGAAGCATTCAATAACAGTTTCAGAGATTATTCGCTAAACATAAATCATGTTCGGAATACGCATGAATGGATGCAGGCGTTTCCTGGCAGTTGGAACAATGTTCTCAATGAATTATTTAAAGACTGCTTAATTAAGTCGGCAGAGAATAAGATGAAGAAAGAAACAGGAATAATTGAGTTGAATACCCGGGTTAATTTCAAGTTTAACCACGGCAAATATCTGAGCTTTAGGAAAGCAAATCTTGCTCTGGATATAAAGATTGTCAGAACGGATAAGCAGATTTTTAGAGATATGAAAGGGA
Encoded proteins:
- a CDS encoding GNAT family N-acetyltransferase; its protein translation is MKILEIEDYNKLTEPLKKVTINNLFARSVVEHKVAGKVFVDNLVNPKTYYVVHPYGMTLLFGESNNEAFNNSFRDYSLNINHVRNTHEWMQAFPGSWNNVLNELFKDCLIKSAENKMKKETGIIELNTRVNFKFNHGKYLSFRKANLALDIKIVRTDKQIFRDMKGSVVPFYFWDSEDDFLKNGVGFSLFYKDKLASTAYSSYIHDDKFELGIETVEEFRGKGFAEYTCSALIDYCIKNNYEPIWSCRLENIGSYKLAQKIGFIPSAEIPYYRLSK